In Cheilinus undulatus linkage group 16, ASM1832078v1, whole genome shotgun sequence, one DNA window encodes the following:
- the lrrc69 gene encoding leucine-rich repeat-containing protein 69: protein MAESVVRALYGRSTSLTLSSKKLKEVPESVSMLTELTVLLLNNNSISCLPAELLSLQHLSELNLGNNALEEVPAVLGHLESLKKLYLFRNQIRAVPPEVIGGLKNLVVLNLNHNQIQGLPAEMKSLSRLEHLSVLDNKLEVVPAEVGHLTRLTVINLTSNNLSQLPQQLSSCKELTKLHVARNELTSLPEGIGSLSKLQVLDVAGNKLSMFPVGFHRLHLKELYFEGNRFVCCEPMPSVQVVETLTLKELAARFVLQEDRNRSSLVHKMLPLYPDLTTMLASSSCCAICLSPFLTTWLECVHFVSLKKDMRMRYSQTIPVRALLCSYRCFNKDGHYYFGVAPK, encoded by the exons ATGGCTGAGTCCGTGGTCAGAGCTCTCTACGGCAGATCGACTTCTTTAACTTTAAGTTCAAAGAAACTAAAGGAAGTTCCTGAGAGTGTCTCCatgctgacagagctgacagttCTCCTGCTGAACAACAACTCCATCAGCTGTCTGCCTGCTGAGCTGCTCTCTCTACAACAC CTGTCTGAGCTGAATCTGGGAAATAATGCCTTGGAGGAGGTTCCTGCTGTTCTGGGCCATCTGGAGTCCTTGAAAAAACTCTATCTGTTTAGAAACCAGATTAGAGCCGTGCCACCTGAGGTGATAG GGGGCTTAAAGAACCTTGTTGTGCTGAATCTGAACCACAACCAGATTCAAGGCCTTCCAGCAGAGATGAAAAG TTTGAGTAGGCTGGAACATCTCAGTGTGCTGGACAATAAACTTGAAGTGGTTCCTGCAGAGGTGGGTCATCTCACCAGGTTGACTGTTATAAACCTGACCTCCAACAACTTGTCTCAGCTTCCTCAGCAGCTGTCGTCGTGTAAAGAGCTGACCAAGCTGCATGTAGCCAGAAACGAGCTGACCAGCCTGCCAGAG GGAATCGGCTCCCTGTCTAAGCTCCAAGTTCTCGACGTAGCTGGGAACAAACTGTCCATGTTCCCTGTTGGG TTTCACCGTCTGCACCTAAAGGAGCTATACTTTGAAGGCAACAGGTTTGTTTGCTGTGAGCCGATGCCATCAGTGCAAGTTGTGGAGACTCTGACATTAAAG GAGCTGGCTGCCAGATTTGTCCTGCAGGAGGACAGGAACAGGTCCTCTCTGGTCCACAAGATGCTGCCCCTCTACCCAGACCTGACCACCATGTTGGCCAGCAGCAGCTGTTGTGCAATCTGCCTGAGCCCCTTCCTCACCACCTGGCTGGAGTGTGTGCACTTTGTCAGTCTGAAGAAG GACATGAGAATGAGGTATTCTCAGACTATCCCAGTGCGGGCCCTTCTTTGTTCTTATAGGTGTTTTAATAAGGATGGACACTACTACTTTGGTGtagctccaaaataa